TACCATGCACAAGCCCCTCATGGTAGAGCAGGTGCCACTACCCGATGGTAAGAGCCCCGGCTACCTGGTGGCAGGCACACCAGCCGATTGTGTGAAGCTCGGGGTTGAGGCGCTGCTTTCCACGGCCCCGGACCTCGTCATCTCAGGGATTAACCGTGGCCAGAACCTGGGCACGGACGTGTTCTACTCCGGCACCGTCTCCGCTGCAATCGAAGGTGCCATCCTCGGGATCCCCTCCATAGCCATATCCCTAGCTGGCTGGGAGGACCCGGACTACTCCCTGGCAGCCTCCTTCGGCAGCCACCTTGCCCGGAGGGTGCTGGAGAGGGGCCTTCCTCCTTCGACCCTTCTCAACGTCAACGTTCCTGCCCGGGAGCGGTCTGAGATCACCGGTGTCTGCGTGACCAGGCTGGGAGTGCTCCGCTATGTCAACGTCTTCGACAAGAGGGTCGACCCCAGGGGGCGGATCTACTACTGGATGGCCGGTCAGGTCGATGAAGGCAGTGAAGAGGGCACGGATGACTGGGCCATTAAGCAGAACATGGTCTCGGTCACCCCGGTGCAATTGGACCTTACTGCTCACAAGACCATGAAATACCTGGAGGGCTGGGACCTCAGTACCCATGAGGAGAGGGAGGATAGGGGTGTCTGAGGTTTGCCTCATCTACCACCATGACTACCTGGAACACAGGACCGGGGACGGTCACCTGGAAGCCCCCGGGCGCCTGCGGGCCATCCTCGATCTCCTTGACAGGGAGGGGGTTCTCTCACGGCTGCACGTGGCTAAGCCAAGGGAGGCCACGCTAGAGGAACTGTGCCTTGCCCATTCCCCGGGATACGTGGAAGTACTCAGGGCATTCGGGGATTCAGGAGGCGGCTACTTGGACCCTGATACCTTCATGAGCCCA
This DNA window, taken from Bacillota bacterium, encodes the following:
- the surE gene encoding 5'/3'-nucleotidase SurE, with translation MLALLTNDDGIYAPGLSAMRAALEAQGDLEVFVIAPDRERSACGHAITMHKPLMVEQVPLPDGKSPGYLVAGTPADCVKLGVEALLSTAPDLVISGINRGQNLGTDVFYSGTVSAAIEGAILGIPSIAISLAGWEDPDYSLAASFGSHLARRVLERGLPPSTLLNVNVPARERSEITGVCVTRLGVLRYVNVFDKRVDPRGRIYYWMAGQVDEGSEEGTDDWAIKQNMVSVTPVQLDLTAHKTMKYLEGWDLSTHEEREDRGV